One window of Nocardioides dongkuii genomic DNA carries:
- a CDS encoding vWA domain-containing protein, giving the protein MSKDRTRFRKYDGGDPLAPPVDIAEALDAIGEDVMAGYSPERAMREFLRRGGRDQAGLDDLARRVAERRRELTQRHNLDGTLQEVKELLDRAVLEERKQLARDAMMDDADRAFRELQLENLPASPAAAVSELSSYDWQSREARADYEKIKDLLGRELLDQRFAGMKQALENATDEDRAAINEMLGDLNELLEKRQQGTDTAEDFAEFMAKHGDFFPEDPKDLDELLDAMAQRAAAAQRMLNSMSAEQRQELMELSAQAFGSPQLSDALSRLDGNLQSLRPGEDWGGSERMDGEEGLGLGDGTGVFQDLADLDELSEQLSQSYGGARMDDLDLDKLSRQLGDQAAVDARTLQRLEKALREQGTLRRDSTGQLQLTPKAMRQLGKALLRDVAEKMSGRQGQRDLRRAGAAGDLSGATREWAFGDTEPWDIPRTVLNGVRRRAGDPTGAVLEIGDVEVQETEARTQAAVALLVDTSFSMAMDGRWVPMKRTALALHTLIRSRFRGDHLQLIGFGRHAEVMDIEELTALDARWEKGTNLHHGLLLANRHFRKHPNAQPVLLVVTDGEPTSHLEPDGEVFFSYPPHPLTVAYAVRELDNARRLGAQTTFFRLGEDPGLARFVDSMADRVEGRVVAPELDDLGAAVVGSYLGSRRPGSGGGSAYGDWFGGRGFWVGD; this is encoded by the coding sequence GTGAGCAAGGACCGCACCCGCTTCAGGAAGTACGACGGCGGCGACCCGCTCGCGCCGCCGGTCGACATCGCCGAGGCGCTGGACGCCATCGGCGAGGACGTGATGGCCGGCTACAGCCCGGAGCGCGCGATGCGCGAGTTCCTGCGCCGCGGCGGCCGGGACCAGGCCGGGCTCGACGACCTCGCCCGCCGGGTGGCCGAGCGGCGCCGCGAGCTGACCCAGCGGCACAACCTGGACGGCACCCTCCAGGAGGTCAAGGAGCTGCTGGACCGCGCCGTGCTCGAGGAGCGCAAGCAGCTCGCCCGCGACGCGATGATGGACGACGCCGACCGGGCCTTCCGCGAGCTCCAGCTGGAGAACCTCCCCGCCAGCCCCGCCGCGGCGGTGAGCGAGCTCTCGTCGTACGACTGGCAGAGCCGCGAGGCCCGCGCCGACTACGAGAAGATCAAGGACCTGCTCGGCCGGGAGCTGCTCGACCAGCGGTTCGCCGGCATGAAGCAGGCCCTCGAGAACGCCACCGACGAGGACCGGGCCGCGATCAACGAGATGCTCGGCGACCTCAACGAGCTGCTCGAGAAGCGGCAGCAGGGCACCGACACCGCCGAGGACTTCGCCGAGTTCATGGCCAAGCACGGAGACTTCTTCCCCGAGGACCCGAAGGACCTCGACGAGCTGCTCGACGCGATGGCGCAGCGGGCCGCCGCGGCGCAGCGGATGCTCAACTCGATGAGCGCCGAGCAGCGGCAGGAGCTGATGGAGCTCTCCGCCCAGGCGTTCGGGTCCCCGCAGCTCTCCGACGCGCTGTCCCGGCTCGACGGCAACCTGCAGTCGCTGCGCCCGGGCGAGGACTGGGGCGGCTCGGAGCGGATGGACGGCGAGGAGGGGCTCGGCCTCGGCGACGGCACCGGCGTCTTCCAGGACCTCGCCGACCTCGACGAGCTCTCCGAGCAGCTCTCCCAGTCGTACGGCGGGGCGCGGATGGACGACCTCGACCTCGACAAGCTCTCCCGCCAGCTGGGCGACCAGGCCGCCGTCGACGCGCGGACCCTGCAGCGGCTCGAGAAGGCGCTGCGCGAGCAGGGCACCCTGCGCCGCGACTCCACCGGGCAGCTGCAGCTGACGCCCAAGGCGATGCGCCAGCTCGGCAAGGCGCTGCTGCGCGACGTGGCCGAGAAGATGTCCGGGCGCCAGGGCCAGCGCGACCTGCGCCGCGCGGGCGCCGCGGGCGACCTGTCCGGGGCGACGCGGGAGTGGGCGTTCGGCGACACCGAGCCGTGGGACATCCCGCGCACCGTGCTCAACGGCGTACGCCGCCGCGCGGGCGACCCGACCGGCGCCGTGCTCGAGATCGGCGACGTCGAGGTGCAGGAGACCGAGGCCCGCACCCAGGCCGCGGTGGCGCTGCTCGTGGACACGTCGTTCTCGATGGCGATGGACGGCCGGTGGGTCCCGATGAAGCGCACCGCGCTCGCGCTGCACACGCTGATCCGCTCCCGGTTCCGCGGCGACCACCTGCAGCTGATCGGCTTCGGCCGGCACGCCGAGGTGATGGACATCGAGGAGCTCACCGCGCTGGACGCGCGCTGGGAGAAGGGCACGAACCTGCACCACGGGCTGCTGCTCGCCAACCGGCACTTCCGCAAGCACCCGAACGCCCAGCCGGTGCTGCTCGTGGTCACCGACGGCGAGCCGACGTCCCACCTCGAGCCGGACGGCGAGGTGTTCTTCAGCTACCCGCCGCACCCGCTGACCGTGGCGTACGCCGTCCGCGAGCTCGACAACGCGCGCCGCCTCGGCGCGCAGACGACGTTCTTCCGGCTCGGGGAGGACCCCGGGCTGGCGCGGTTCGTGGACTCGATGGCCGACCGGGTCGAGGGCCGGGTGGTCGCCCCCGAGCTCGACGACCTCGGCGCCGCCGTCGTCGGGTCGTACCTCGGCTCGCGTCGCCCCGGCAGCGGCGGCGGGTCGGCGTACGGCGACTGGTTCGGCGGCCGGGGGTTCTGGGTCGGCGACTAG
- a CDS encoding DUF2695 domain-containing protein — MTSIADQAERYLQDLAHPCAQPSARQCLVCFVARAVEQIGCDETLRWAQRFREVRSPTATGLEHRLAEVGAFCDCEVLLNGYRLARHLLVRDLATDELEAPDELPDCAGVRSTSTRPCGHWRRRTTSVWDDAP, encoded by the coding sequence ATGACGTCGATCGCCGACCAGGCCGAGCGCTACCTCCAGGACCTGGCCCACCCCTGCGCGCAGCCGTCCGCCCGCCAGTGCCTCGTGTGCTTCGTGGCCCGCGCGGTCGAGCAGATCGGGTGCGACGAGACCCTCCGGTGGGCGCAGCGCTTCCGGGAGGTCCGCTCCCCCACCGCGACCGGCCTCGAGCACCGGCTCGCGGAGGTCGGGGCCTTCTGCGACTGCGAGGTGCTCCTCAACGGCTACCGGCTGGCCCGGCACCTGCTGGTGCGCGACCTGGCCACCGACGAGCTCGAAGCACCTGACGAGCTGCCCGACTGCGCCGGCGTCCGGTCGACCTCCACCCGCCCGTGCGGCCACTGGCGACGCCGGACCACCTCGGTCTGGGACGACGCGCCCTAG
- a CDS encoding cobalamin-binding protein: MRIVSLLPSTTEILFALGAGDAVVGVSFECDTPAEARTRAIVSSTSMPAGLDPAGIDAYVAAAIAAGENLYRLSADALRTLDPTHVVTQDLCAVCAVDVTVVDDALAHLGCTAEVLTVDPRTVEEVLGSVLVLGGAVGREAEAADLVASLRARLAAVADRVADRPRPRVVVLEWTDPPYAPGHWIPEMVTLAGGDPVLGTAGERSVRVPWAAVHDARPDLVVVAPCGYDRAGAQAQADALLRAGLLPPGVPVHAVDANAAWARPGPRLVDGVEELAGVLHPAVGGLH; encoded by the coding sequence GTGCGCATCGTCTCGCTGCTCCCCTCCACCACCGAGATCCTCTTCGCCCTCGGCGCGGGGGACGCCGTGGTCGGGGTGAGCTTCGAGTGCGACACCCCGGCTGAGGCACGGACCCGGGCGATCGTCTCCAGCACCTCGATGCCGGCCGGGCTGGACCCGGCCGGCATTGATGCGTACGTCGCCGCCGCGATCGCCGCCGGCGAGAACCTCTACCGCCTCTCGGCGGACGCCCTGCGCACGCTCGACCCGACCCACGTCGTGACCCAGGACCTCTGCGCGGTGTGCGCCGTCGACGTCACCGTCGTCGACGACGCGCTGGCGCACCTCGGGTGCACCGCCGAGGTGCTCACCGTCGACCCGCGCACGGTCGAGGAGGTGCTGGGCTCGGTGCTCGTGCTCGGCGGCGCCGTCGGGAGGGAGGCCGAGGCCGCGGACCTCGTGGCGTCGCTGCGGGCCAGGCTCGCGGCGGTCGCGGACCGGGTGGCCGACCGGCCACGGCCCAGAGTCGTCGTCCTGGAGTGGACCGACCCGCCGTACGCCCCCGGCCACTGGATCCCCGAGATGGTCACGCTCGCCGGAGGCGACCCGGTGCTGGGCACCGCCGGCGAGCGGTCGGTGCGGGTCCCGTGGGCGGCCGTCCACGACGCGCGGCCCGACCTGGTCGTCGTGGCGCCCTGCGGCTACGACCGGGCCGGCGCGCAGGCGCAGGCCGACGCGCTCCTCCGGGCGGGGCTGCTCCCGCCCGGAGTCCCGGTGCACGCGGTGGATGCGAACGCCGCCTGGGCCCGGCCCGGGCCACGCCTCGTCGACGGGGTCGAGGAGCTGGCCGGCGTCCTGCACCCGGCTGTCGGCGGTCTCCACTAG
- a CDS encoding AzlC family ABC transporter permease, whose amino-acid sequence MHASFRRGMRLGVPFAAVGFLLSMSFGVLAVQTGLTPLQAVAMSALVHAGSAQFAALSVVGAGGGLVPAVAAAGLMNARFLAMGVAVAPSLPGRPLTRALQGQTVVDPSWALANNGDGTFDHRQLMGSTVPQYAGWISGTVVGVLIGDVLGDTDRLGLDAVYPTFFLALLLAEVRDPRTRTAAVAGGLLALLLVPVAPPGVPILAAGVVALVALAR is encoded by the coding sequence GTGCACGCGTCGTTCCGCCGGGGGATGCGGCTCGGGGTCCCCTTCGCAGCGGTCGGCTTCCTGCTCTCGATGTCGTTCGGCGTGCTGGCCGTGCAGACCGGGCTGACGCCGCTCCAGGCGGTGGCGATGTCGGCGCTCGTGCACGCGGGGTCGGCGCAGTTCGCCGCCCTGTCGGTGGTCGGCGCCGGCGGCGGCCTGGTCCCGGCGGTCGCGGCCGCCGGGCTGATGAACGCACGGTTCCTGGCGATGGGCGTCGCGGTCGCGCCCTCGCTCCCGGGGCGCCCGCTGACCCGCGCGCTCCAGGGCCAGACCGTGGTCGACCCCTCCTGGGCGCTCGCCAACAACGGCGACGGCACCTTCGACCACCGGCAGCTGATGGGCTCCACCGTCCCGCAGTACGCAGGGTGGATCAGTGGCACCGTCGTCGGGGTCCTGATCGGCGACGTGCTCGGCGACACCGACCGGCTCGGGCTGGACGCGGTCTACCCGACGTTCTTCCTGGCGCTGCTGCTGGCCGAGGTGCGTGACCCCCGCACGCGGACGGCCGCGGTCGCCGGCGGGCTGCTGGCGCTGCTCCTGGTGCCCGTCGCGCCCCCCGGCGTACCCATCCTGGCCGCGGGCGTCGTCGCCCTCGTGGCGCTGGCGAGGTAG
- a CDS encoding AzlD domain-containing protein: MDSAGWWVLIGAVALVTVAIKAAGPVLLGGRELPPRAAAVIALLPAPLLAALVVTAALSEGQRWEVDASTAGVAVAGVLLWRKAPLLLAVLVAVAVTAGLRALGG, encoded by the coding sequence GTGGACAGCGCGGGGTGGTGGGTGCTGATCGGCGCGGTGGCGCTGGTGACCGTCGCGATCAAGGCGGCGGGTCCGGTCCTGCTGGGCGGGCGCGAGCTCCCGCCGCGGGCCGCCGCCGTCATCGCGCTCCTGCCCGCGCCGCTGCTCGCCGCGCTCGTCGTGACCGCCGCGCTCAGCGAGGGGCAGCGCTGGGAGGTCGACGCGAGCACCGCCGGCGTCGCGGTCGCGGGGGTGCTGCTGTGGCGGAAGGCGCCGCTGCTGCTCGCGGTCCTGGTGGCGGTGGCGGTCACCGCGGGCCTGCGCGCCCTCGGTGGATAG
- a CDS encoding TSUP family transporter yields MEDPTATVLALLGLAALTAGFVDAVVGGGGLIQLPALLIGLPHASPVQILATNKLASICGTTVSSATYYRRVRPDPRTFLPLMLLALAGSFCGALVASQVPRSAFEPIVLVALVLVGAYVILKPDLGSATVLRYAGHQHLAAAMLVGVLIGFYDGALGPGTGSFFVFALVGLLGYGFLEASAKARMANWATNLGALLLFVPQGAVLWKTGLVLGLCNLVGGYVGARVAVSRGARFVRVFFIVVVSAFVVRIGGGVLGVW; encoded by the coding sequence GTGGAGGACCCGACTGCGACCGTGCTGGCCCTGCTCGGACTCGCCGCGCTGACGGCCGGCTTCGTGGACGCGGTCGTCGGGGGCGGTGGGCTGATCCAGCTACCCGCGCTGCTGATCGGCCTCCCGCACGCGAGCCCGGTGCAGATCCTGGCCACCAACAAGCTCGCCTCGATCTGCGGGACGACGGTCAGCTCCGCGACGTACTACCGCCGCGTCCGGCCTGACCCCCGCACGTTCCTGCCGCTGATGCTGCTGGCCCTCGCCGGGTCGTTCTGCGGGGCGCTGGTGGCCAGCCAGGTGCCCCGCTCGGCGTTCGAGCCGATCGTGCTGGTCGCGCTGGTCCTGGTGGGGGCGTACGTCATCCTCAAGCCGGACCTCGGCTCCGCCACGGTCCTGCGGTACGCCGGCCACCAGCACCTCGCCGCGGCGATGCTGGTCGGCGTCCTGATCGGCTTCTACGACGGCGCGCTCGGCCCCGGCACCGGCAGCTTCTTCGTCTTCGCGCTCGTCGGCCTGCTCGGGTACGGCTTCCTCGAGGCCTCCGCCAAGGCCCGGATGGCCAACTGGGCCACCAACCTCGGCGCGCTGCTGCTCTTCGTCCCGCAAGGCGCGGTGCTGTGGAAGACCGGGCTGGTCCTCGGCCTGTGCAACCTCGTCGGCGGGTACGTCGGGGCGCGGGTCGCCGTCTCACGCGGCGCTCGGTTCGTGCGGGTGTTCTTCATCGTCGTCGTCTCCGCGTTCGTGGTCCGGATCGGCGGCGGCGTGCTGGGCGTCTGGTGA
- a CDS encoding IMPACT family protein — MSSYLTLARDVEVETEVKRSRFLATLVRVPDEAAARAVVDRLRRVHHDARHHCSAFVVGPPPSPVERASDDGEPAGTAGAPMLEVLRGAAGGAGVSDVVAVVTRWFGGTLLGAGGLVRAYGDAVRAGLDLAGTRRRSLVREHVLVVDHADAGRVETELRGRGVAVLATSYADRATLLLGVPPEGEGRLHALVAELTGGRGETSAAGERWVDAPD; from the coding sequence GTGAGCAGCTACCTCACCCTGGCCCGCGACGTCGAGGTCGAGACCGAGGTCAAGCGCTCGCGGTTCCTGGCGACGCTGGTGCGGGTCCCCGACGAGGCCGCGGCCCGGGCCGTGGTCGACCGGCTGCGCCGGGTGCACCACGACGCCCGGCACCACTGCTCGGCGTTCGTGGTCGGCCCGCCGCCGTCGCCGGTGGAGCGGGCGAGCGACGACGGGGAGCCCGCCGGCACGGCCGGGGCCCCGATGCTCGAGGTGCTGCGCGGGGCGGCCGGGGGCGCCGGGGTGAGCGACGTGGTCGCCGTGGTCACCCGCTGGTTCGGCGGCACCCTGCTCGGCGCCGGCGGGCTGGTCCGCGCGTACGGCGACGCGGTGCGCGCCGGCCTCGACCTCGCCGGGACCCGGCGCCGGAGCCTGGTGCGCGAGCACGTCCTGGTGGTCGACCACGCCGACGCGGGCCGGGTCGAGACCGAGCTGCGCGGTCGGGGCGTCGCCGTCCTCGCCACGTCGTACGCCGACCGCGCGACGCTGCTCCTCGGCGTACCGCCGGAGGGGGAGGGGCGCCTGCACGCTCTCGTCGCCGAGCTGACCGGTGGCCGCGGGGAGACGAGCGCCGCGGGTGAGCGGTGGGTCGACGCGCCGGACTAG
- a CDS encoding DinB family protein, whose protein sequence is MTSTERVDPPLAGDELAILTGFLDYHRDTLRLKTEGLDGAQLAATLPPSDLTLGGMLKHLAFVEHWWFTCVFLGREYSEPWASVDWKHDADWDWHSAVHDSPAQLRAMLDAEIAVSDGVVAEVLAQGRGLDTPSERVGRTGDRFSLRWIMVHMIEEYARHNGHADLLRQSVDGSTGD, encoded by the coding sequence ATGACCTCGACCGAACGCGTGGACCCGCCGCTGGCCGGCGACGAGCTCGCCATCCTGACCGGCTTCCTGGACTACCACCGCGACACGCTGCGGCTGAAGACCGAGGGCCTCGACGGCGCCCAGCTGGCGGCGACGCTCCCACCCTCGGACCTCACCCTCGGCGGGATGCTCAAGCACCTCGCGTTCGTCGAGCACTGGTGGTTCACCTGCGTCTTCCTCGGCCGGGAGTACTCCGAGCCGTGGGCGTCGGTCGACTGGAAGCACGACGCCGACTGGGACTGGCACAGCGCCGTCCACGACAGCCCCGCCCAGCTGCGCGCGATGCTGGACGCCGAGATCGCGGTCTCCGACGGCGTGGTCGCCGAGGTGCTGGCCCAGGGACGCGGCCTGGACACGCCGTCCGAGCGGGTGGGGCGCACCGGCGACCGGTTCAGCCTGCGGTGGATCATGGTGCACATGATCGAGGAGTACGCCCGCCACAACGGGCACGCCGACCTGCTGCGGCAGTCGGTCGACGGGAGCACCGGCGACTGA
- a CDS encoding GNAT family N-acetyltransferase, whose product MIRPATAEDWPAIWPFLRDTVEAGETYAYPHDLTSEQARDLWLERPPGATVVLEEDGVVLGTAKMGPNRPGRGDHVGTASFLVAPQARGRGVGRALGEHVVAWHREQGYRGIQFNAVVETNTAAVRLWESLGFVVVGTVPGAFRSRAHGFVGLHVMHLPL is encoded by the coding sequence ATGATCCGCCCCGCCACCGCCGAGGACTGGCCGGCGATCTGGCCGTTCCTCCGCGACACCGTCGAGGCCGGCGAGACCTACGCCTATCCCCACGACCTCACCTCCGAGCAGGCACGCGACCTCTGGCTGGAGCGGCCGCCCGGCGCCACGGTCGTCCTCGAGGAGGACGGCGTCGTGCTCGGCACCGCCAAGATGGGGCCGAACCGGCCCGGCCGCGGCGACCACGTGGGCACGGCGTCGTTCCTGGTGGCGCCGCAGGCGCGCGGGCGCGGCGTGGGCCGCGCGCTCGGCGAGCACGTCGTGGCCTGGCACCGCGAGCAGGGCTACCGCGGCATCCAGTTCAACGCGGTCGTCGAGACCAACACGGCCGCGGTCCGGCTGTGGGAGTCACTCGGCTTCGTCGTCGTCGGCACCGTGCCCGGCGCCTTCCGCTCGCGGGCCCACGGCTTCGTGGGGCTGCACGTGATGCACCTGCCGCTCTAG
- a CDS encoding ABC1 kinase family protein — MTDLPRKAVARTARLAALPLGYAGRNALGLGKRLGGRPAEAVATEIQQRTADQLFRTLGELKGGAMKFGQALSVLESALPEELAAPYREQLTRLQDSAPPMPTQTVREALARDLGPDWKQQLVWLDGGPTAAASIGQVHKGRWHDGREVAVKVQYPGAGEALLADLKQLARLGRTVGQLVPGIEIKPLIEELQARAADELDYRLEAEAQTAFAEAYADDPEIVVPRVVAVGETVLITEWLESPASLAQVISDGTQEERDRYGELFARFLFSGPARTGMLHADPHPGNYRILPAPDGGPGRLGVLDYGAVARLGDEGLPEAMGRLIRIAGLKDRDALLAGFREEGFIKDRIQVDPELLVDYFAPFVEPTLVERFRFSREWMQTQFQRINNPRDPGFAVATRLNLPPAYLMIHRTWLGGIGVLSQLGTEAPFRAILTEMLPGFADPDADPEAEGEVEG; from the coding sequence ATGACGGACCTCCCCCGCAAGGCCGTGGCCAGGACCGCCCGCCTGGCCGCCCTCCCGCTGGGGTACGCCGGCCGCAACGCGCTCGGCCTCGGCAAGCGGCTCGGTGGCCGGCCTGCCGAGGCGGTGGCGACGGAGATCCAGCAGCGCACCGCCGACCAGCTGTTCCGCACGCTCGGCGAGCTCAAGGGCGGCGCGATGAAGTTCGGCCAGGCGCTCTCCGTCCTGGAGTCAGCGCTGCCCGAGGAGCTCGCGGCGCCGTACCGCGAGCAGCTCACCCGCCTGCAGGACTCCGCTCCCCCGATGCCGACCCAGACGGTCCGCGAGGCCCTGGCCCGCGACCTCGGACCGGACTGGAAGCAGCAGCTGGTCTGGCTGGACGGCGGCCCGACCGCGGCCGCCTCGATCGGCCAGGTCCACAAGGGCCGCTGGCACGACGGCCGCGAGGTCGCCGTGAAGGTGCAGTACCCCGGGGCCGGCGAGGCGCTGCTCGCCGACCTCAAGCAGCTGGCCCGGCTCGGCCGCACCGTCGGCCAGCTGGTGCCGGGCATCGAGATCAAGCCCCTCATCGAGGAGCTGCAGGCCCGCGCCGCCGACGAGCTCGACTACCGGCTCGAGGCCGAGGCGCAGACGGCGTTCGCCGAGGCGTACGCCGACGACCCCGAGATCGTGGTCCCGCGCGTGGTCGCGGTCGGCGAGACGGTGCTGATCACCGAGTGGCTGGAGAGCCCCGCGTCGTTGGCGCAGGTGATCAGCGACGGCACCCAGGAGGAGCGGGACCGGTACGGCGAGCTGTTCGCGCGCTTCCTCTTCTCCGGCCCGGCGCGCACCGGCATGCTGCACGCCGACCCGCACCCCGGCAACTACCGCATCCTGCCCGCGCCGGACGGCGGGCCCGGCCGGCTCGGCGTCCTCGACTACGGCGCGGTCGCCCGGCTGGGCGACGAGGGGCTGCCCGAGGCGATGGGCCGGCTGATCCGGATCGCCGGGCTCAAGGACCGCGACGCCCTGCTCGCGGGGTTCCGCGAGGAGGGGTTCATCAAGGACCGGATCCAGGTCGACCCCGAGCTGCTCGTCGACTACTTCGCACCGTTCGTCGAGCCGACCCTGGTCGAGCGCTTCCGGTTCTCCCGCGAGTGGATGCAGACCCAGTTCCAGCGGATCAACAACCCCCGCGACCCGGGGTTCGCCGTCGCGACCCGGCTCAACCTGCCCCCGGCGTACCTGATGATCCACCGCACCTGGCTGGGCGGGATCGGCGTGCTGAGCCAGCTCGGCACCGAGGCGCCGTTCCGGGCGATCCTCACCGAGATGCTGCCGGGGTTCGCCGACCCGGACGCCGACCCCGAGGCGGAGGGCGAGGTCGAGGGCTAG